In one Gemmatimonadota bacterium genomic region, the following are encoded:
- the ppsA gene encoding phosphoenolpyruvate synthase: protein MSTLTLPHAEPSLEVQTAIRDLTDVTRADLPVVGGKGANLGEMIHVGLPVPTGFVITVDGYAHFRNASGIAGQVDALLRSVPVNDPSALQELSTRLRGLVLRAAIPDDLADSIHDAYERLSAAAQSNATGTPDVMVAVRSSATAEDTTAFSFAGMFESVLGVQGFTALADAIRVCWASTFGARVLYYRLTRGMPSEMPVAVIVQQMIASEKSGVIFTVDPATRDATHVVIEAAWGVGEVVVGGQVTPDHYVVDKATGRVIERTTPRKDFLIEPLPTGGMHQVDLSTDPRMNAPVLGDAEIAELVSLARKSETHYGAPQDMEFAIANSRIYLTQTRPITTLTPAATPSVAATSAAPASGPAPVLHGMGASPGMGTGPVRILQAVSESAALRPGEILVTRMTSPDWVPLMRRAAGIVTDEGGMTSHAAIVSRELGIPCVVGTRDATRILHDGMVVTVNGREGTVTEGASPPAASAPHPTPREGAISTGASAPIVTATRLYVNLAEPERAADIAQRDVDGVGLLRAEFMMLSALDGMHPREMLARGGGDDFVRRMAEKLHLFASAFDPRPVIYRAMDFRSNEFRKLTGGAAHEPEEENPMIGYRGCFRYTREPDLFALELRALSEVRKDFSNLHLMLPFVRTGWEMTACRALIDASPLGKDRRMQLWIMAEVPSVVSWMEDYARAGVTGVSIGSNDLTQLMLGVDRDSAMLAPFYDERDRAVLDAIHTIITRSHELGMTCSICGQAPSVHPEYAAQLVEWGIDSISVNPDAIEQTRRNIAAAEQRVILAASRRTLLSRAPSFPTAH, encoded by the coding sequence ACGCATCCGGCATCGCTGGCCAGGTGGACGCGCTGCTGCGATCGGTGCCGGTGAATGACCCCTCCGCCCTGCAGGAGCTGTCGACGCGGCTTCGAGGCCTCGTGCTCCGAGCAGCAATTCCTGACGACCTGGCCGACTCGATCCACGACGCATATGAGCGACTGAGCGCTGCCGCACAATCGAATGCAACCGGAACACCCGATGTCATGGTTGCGGTGCGCTCCTCGGCGACTGCAGAGGATACCACCGCCTTCTCGTTCGCTGGAATGTTCGAGAGCGTGCTCGGCGTGCAGGGCTTCACGGCACTGGCTGATGCGATCCGCGTCTGCTGGGCCTCGACATTCGGGGCACGAGTGCTGTATTACCGCCTGACACGCGGTATGCCTTCAGAAATGCCTGTTGCGGTGATCGTGCAGCAGATGATTGCGTCCGAAAAGTCCGGTGTGATCTTCACAGTCGACCCGGCAACCAGAGACGCCACGCACGTGGTGATCGAGGCCGCGTGGGGAGTTGGCGAGGTTGTGGTGGGCGGCCAGGTTACGCCGGACCATTACGTGGTCGACAAGGCGACGGGCCGAGTAATCGAACGGACCACGCCGCGAAAGGATTTTCTGATCGAGCCGCTGCCGACAGGCGGCATGCACCAGGTCGATCTCTCCACCGACCCTCGAATGAACGCGCCGGTTCTCGGTGACGCCGAGATCGCCGAGCTGGTGTCGCTGGCACGCAAGAGTGAAACGCACTACGGAGCACCGCAGGACATGGAGTTCGCAATCGCCAACTCGCGAATCTATCTCACTCAAACGCGGCCGATCACCACGCTGACACCGGCTGCAACGCCATCTGTCGCGGCCACCTCGGCCGCGCCAGCATCCGGTCCAGCGCCCGTGCTGCATGGAATGGGCGCAAGCCCCGGAATGGGAACCGGACCTGTCAGAATCCTGCAGGCAGTGAGCGAGTCCGCCGCACTTCGTCCAGGCGAGATCCTGGTAACCCGGATGACGTCTCCCGATTGGGTCCCGCTCATGCGTCGCGCAGCGGGAATCGTTACTGATGAGGGCGGCATGACATCGCACGCCGCAATCGTGTCGCGCGAGCTCGGTATTCCATGCGTCGTGGGCACCCGCGACGCTACACGAATACTGCATGACGGGATGGTCGTTACCGTCAATGGCCGCGAAGGAACAGTGACGGAGGGAGCCTCACCCCCGGCAGCCAGTGCACCGCATCCCACGCCGCGCGAGGGAGCGATCTCCACCGGGGCGAGCGCGCCAATCGTTACGGCGACGCGCCTGTACGTGAATCTCGCGGAGCCCGAGCGTGCGGCCGACATCGCGCAACGCGACGTCGATGGTGTTGGATTGCTGAGAGCCGAGTTCATGATGCTGTCCGCGCTCGACGGGATGCACCCCCGCGAGATGCTCGCGCGTGGCGGCGGTGACGACTTCGTTCGACGGATGGCGGAGAAGCTGCATCTCTTCGCATCTGCGTTCGACCCGCGACCGGTGATCTACCGTGCGATGGACTTTCGGTCCAACGAGTTTCGCAAACTGACCGGCGGAGCGGCGCACGAGCCCGAGGAGGAGAATCCGATGATCGGTTATCGCGGGTGCTTTCGCTACACCCGTGAGCCCGACCTCTTCGCACTGGAGCTGCGCGCGCTGTCTGAAGTGCGCAAGGATTTCTCGAATCTGCATCTCATGCTCCCCTTTGTCCGCACCGGCTGGGAGATGACTGCGTGCCGCGCTCTGATCGATGCAAGTCCGCTTGGAAAGGACCGCCGCATGCAGCTCTGGATCATGGCGGAGGTACCCTCGGTCGTGAGCTGGATGGAAGATTACGCGCGCGCGGGTGTAACCGGCGTGTCGATCGGTTCGAATGATCTCACGCAACTGATGCTTGGCGTCGACCGCGACAGTGCAATGCTGGCGCCATTCTACGACGAGCGCGACCGGGCCGTGCTCGATGCCATCCATACGATCATTACAAGATCGCACGAGCTCGGGATGACGTGCTCGATCTGCGGGCAGGCACCGTCGGTTCATCCGGAGTACGCTGCACAGCTCGTGGAATGGGGTATCGACTCGATCTCTGTGAATCCCGACGCCATCGAGCAGACGCGTCGAAATATCGCAGCCGCTGAGCAGCGGGTCATCCTTGCAGCCTCGCGTCGTACCCTATTATCACGTGCTCCATCGTTTCCCACAGCGCACTGA
- a CDS encoding SDR family NAD(P)-dependent oxidoreductase — MPRKTIAQLFDLTGKTAVITGGSMGIGRGIAQRLSEAGATVVIADVAEQQGNACVAELTTAKHQAFFIKADVSSETDVQTLVRETVRLTGRIDIFVSNAGIYPQTSVLEMDVALWDKVQAVNLRGLFLCNREAARSMAATGGGVIINIGSVDSVHPSMIGLAAYDASKHGVWGFTKNLALEVAKRGIRVNAIAPGGIATEGLKQSMGQEKLRENIEAFEASVPMGRLGEPDDIATVALFLASDASSYMTGTLVVVDGGVLLR, encoded by the coding sequence ATGCCGCGCAAGACCATAGCACAACTCTTCGATCTGACTGGCAAGACAGCGGTCATCACCGGCGGATCGATGGGGATAGGCCGTGGCATTGCACAGCGTCTTTCCGAAGCTGGCGCTACCGTCGTCATCGCCGACGTCGCCGAGCAGCAGGGAAATGCGTGTGTCGCGGAGCTCACAACAGCGAAGCACCAGGCATTTTTCATCAAGGCCGATGTAAGTTCCGAAACTGACGTCCAAACCCTCGTCCGCGAGACGGTCAGACTCACCGGACGGATCGACATCTTCGTGAGCAACGCGGGGATCTATCCGCAAACGTCGGTGCTCGAAATGGACGTTGCACTCTGGGACAAGGTGCAAGCTGTCAATCTGCGTGGCCTGTTCCTGTGCAATCGCGAAGCGGCGCGATCGATGGCGGCGACGGGCGGCGGCGTCATCATCAATATCGGATCGGTCGATTCCGTGCATCCGAGCATGATCGGCCTGGCTGCCTACGATGCATCCAAGCATGGTGTGTGGGGATTTACCAAGAACCTTGCGCTCGAAGTGGCCAAGCGGGGGATTCGCGTGAACGCCATCGCGCCCGGTGGCATCGCGACCGAAGGACTGAAGCAATCGATGGGACAGGAAAAGCTCCGCGAAAACATCGAAGCCTTCGAAGCCAGCGTTCCGATGGGACGACTTGGCGAGCCCGACGATATCGCGACGGTCGCGCTCTTTCTCGCCAGCGATGCCTCGTCGTACATGACTGGCACGCTGGTCGTGGTCGATGGCGGGGTGCTGTTGCGCTAG